TGCCTGAggcctgggctgcagcagcagcacccacaggcCCCACGGCCCTCgggctcagccctgggctggcaCCACCGGCACCCACAACAGCAGGATCCCGGGatcccagctgtgcctgcagcagggtcCCTGCTCGCCCCGTGGCTCCGGCTGTTAGCTTGGCGGGCAGCGTTCCCAGTGCAGCACGGCTGCCTGCGCCCGGTACAGGGGCACGTGCTGCCTCGTCCTCCCAGGGTTTCACCACGGGCAGGGGCCGGCAGCTGCCCACCAGCAGGGGTGTGTCCCCTCTCTCCCAGCGCTGGGGACGCTGCGGGGACTGGAGGCGGCACTGAACCCTTCTCTCAGTGGGCACCCGGCCAGCGCCGCGTGACTGGGCCGCAGCACGCGCACTGGGCTGGCAGGCTCCCACGGGACATGGACATCCTggcactgcagccagcacacCACCTCCAGGGCTGCACCAGTGCCTGTGCACTGCACCGGCCCGGGCAGTGCCACGGCAGAACCCCCACCCCGTGGGTGAGGGcacccactgccccccccctcccccatgtCTTTGCTCCCTGGTGCCAGGGGTGGGCGAGGGTCCCCGCTCCATCCTGGGCAACATATCCCGGAGGTGGCTGTCGCTGCACTCAGCACCCCCATGTGTGTCCCCCAGCAGGTGCCAGCAGACCCCCAGGATGGCGGAGGCTCACCAAGCTGTGGCGTTCCAGTTCACTGTCACCCCTGAGGGCTTGGACTTCCACCTCAGCCGTGAggctgtcaggcagctgtaccTTGCTGGCATCTCCTCCTGGAAGAAGCGCTTGGTCCGCGCCAAGGTGGGCTCGGCCAGGGGCAGCTGGACGGTTGGACCCCCTGTCCACTGCCGTCCCCGCCACCCTGACCCCACCTGTGCCCACAGAACAGCTTCCTGACCGGCGTCtaccctgcctccccctccagcTGGATGGTGGTCGTGATGGCCACCGCTGGCTCTTTCTACTGCCAGGTTGACCCCTCCCTGGGGATGATTGCCCGCATCCGCCACTGCCTGCCTGAGAGGTGAGCATGGGCGGCTTGGCCAGGGGGGACCACTCCCCCATGGTCATGGTCCCGCTGGCCACACCCCTCGCTGGGGACCACCCCCCATGTCCCAACTCATGGTCCTGCAGAGGGACCCCCCTGGCATGTCCGCTGCTGCCCCAGGATGGCGATGGGAGCCTGTGGCAACCCCTGGGGgtcccaccccacacacccctaTCCCACGGGCACAGCCCCACTTGGGGACATCCCCCAGAGGTCCCACCCTTCATGTCCCCCCAGCCCGCCATGTCCCCCCTCACCCTGTCTGCCCCCACAGCCGCCTCCTGAGCTATGAGAGCCGGACGATGGTGAGCACTGTGATCTTCTCCACCGGCGCCTGGCTCTCTGCCGTCCTGCTCTTCCGGCAGGCGCTGAAGCTGCTCCTTTCCTATCACGGCTGGATGTTTGAGCCGCATGGCAAGATGAGCCGCAGCACCAGGATCTGGGTGGTGAGCAGGACCTACAGCCAGCACTGACACGGGCACTGGCACCATCACTGGCCTGGCACGGCAGGGCAAGCGGTGCTGAGTGGCGTGCTGCCGGTGTAGGTGCAGGAGGATGCTAAGGCATAGGGTGCAGAGTGTCTGCATCTGCATGCATGAgtgcatgcacatgtgcagCATAGTGGGTGCTGGGGCGCTGGCCAGGGCTGCgaagctgctggtggtggggacGAGATGAGCCCGCTCTGTGACCTGGAGGCGGTGGGTGCCAGGGgcccaggggagctgcaggagccgGACAGCGAGGCCACGAGCTGcgctgggctgctctgcccagggtgggcatgggcaggagcagctgtcCAGGCCAGGGTGTCAGGGGCAGCAACTACAGTTGGGACCCAGCTGCGGTGCAGGGGAGcatgcagggctgggaaagggaCAGTGACAGCATGCAGGGCTGTGACCAGCCAGAGTGCATGATTAGGACctggctgcagtgcagcaggcaCATGCAGGActcccagtgccagcagcaggagctggtgcgCGGGCAATGCAAGGCCATGCCAcactcctgcagctcagcctcatcccctccatcccctggcATGCCTGGCAGGCGCTGATGAAGGTGCTGTCAATCCGCAAGCCCCTGCTCTACAGCTTCCAGACCTCTCTGCCCaagctccctgtgccccctgtGGAGGCCACCATCACCCGGGTAAGGAGCTGGGATGAGACTGGAGGGTCTGTCTGCAGTGGGCCAAGGATGGGGGTGTCACACCGAGCCCCCTCCCTGCAGTACCTGGAGTCGGTGCGCCCACTCATGGATGACGAGAAGTACAGTAAGATGGAGGCCCTGGCCAAGGAGTTCAAGGAGAAGACAGCTCCACGGCTGCAGAAGTACCTGATCCTCAAGTCCTGGTGGACAACCAACTATGTGAGTATCCTGGGCTTCTCCAGTGCTGGAGGGGGGGACCACCGCAGTGGTccccccctccagcaccagGGTTGGTGACCCAGACTCAAGCCCATGGCCCTGCTGTCCTCCATCATCATGAGAGGGGGGGACTTGGGTCCTCCTGGGTGCCGCAGCTGGGTTGTTAGAGGCAGGGGGTCCTGCACCCCCTCACAATCCCtatccccatccctgcaggtgaGCGACGACTGGTGGGGAGCAGTACATCTACCTGCATGGCCGCAGCCCACTCATGGTCAACAGCAACTACTATGCCATGGTAAGGGTTGGGGTGACCACTGCCATGCCCAAAACCCCCACCAGCTGCCCCTTGGCATCCTCATCGAACCCCATCCCTTGTCCCCAGGATTTTCTCTACGTGACCCCCAGCCACATCCAGGCTGCTCGGGCAGGTAACATGGTGCATGCCATCCTGATGTACCGCCGCAAGCTGGACCGTGGGGAGATCCCCCCCGTGAGCACCCAGGgcactgggggagctgggggtgttggGGAAGGGTAGGTCTGGGGTGGAGTCACTGTGGGGCTGGCATGGggtcctggggctgcagggaggctcagggaggctggggttggggggtgcagggggcagAGGTGAGGGCACAGGCATCCTGGCCCCCACTCACCGCTGCCCCATGCAGATGATGGCGCTGGGCATCGTGCCCATGTGCTCCTACCAGTCGGAACGGATGTTCAACACGACCCGCATCCCTGGCAAGGAGACGGGTACGGGGCACCGGGAGGGTCCCCATTCCTCAGGGTCTGTCCCAGGTGGGGTCCCAGGGCATGGAGTGGCCATAACACTGGTGTGTGTCCCCCAGACACACTGCTGCacctggtggacagcaagcaCCTGGCTGTCTACCACAAGGGCCGCTTCTACAAGGTCTGGCTCTACTAtggggggcagctgctgcagccctgtgacCTGGAGCTGCAGTTCCAGCGCATCCTGGATGACCCCTCGCCCCCCCAGCCTGGCGAGGAGCGGCTGGCAGCACTCACCGCTGGCGAGAGGTGCTGATGTCCCCGTGGGTCCCTGTGCTCTGGGCACACCGTGTATACTATGGGTGCTGAGCAGGCGCAGGGAGATGAAGGAGATGCTTGGGGATGGGTCACTTGGGTGGGGGGGGCCACGTTGGGCCactcttggggggggggggctgcagtgtGGGTCGGGGCATGGGGGTGGTGGGCTTGGGGGCCTCAGCAGGATGGTAGGCATCACCTGCCCCACACCCTCATGGCTCCTAGTGCTGGATCCTGGGGCCACCCAtgggtggggggctgtggtgtGGGTTGGGGTTGTGGGCTTCGGGGGCTTTGTGGGATGATGGGCATCGCCAGCCCCACACTCTCTGGCTCCCAGTGGTGGACCCAAGGGCCACCCAGGGGTGGGAGTTGGGGCTTCATGGGCAGTGGGCTCAAGGGGCTCTGTGGGACAGTGGGCATCACCAACCCCACACTCTCATGCTGTTGATGGCGGTGGTGGCCACCATGGGTGGGTGCTGCAGtgcaggtggggctggggggcttggggggcaGCAGATCAGGGCATCACCAGTCCCGGGCCCTCACGCTGGTGGTGCCGGCAGGGTGCCCTGGGCTGAGGCTCGAGCCCGGTTCTTCAGCCATGGGAAGAACAAGGTGTCACTGGATGCTATCGAGCGGGCAGCCTTCTTCCTGACGCTGGACGAGGAGGAGCACGGCTATGTCGCGGGCAAGGAGGGCTGCATGGACACCTATGCCAAATCCCTGCTGCATGGCCAGTGCTATGACCGGTGGgcacccccccaacccccctgccccagctccccccagtcCCCAGTGCCCACCCTGCCCTCACCACCcggctccctgcagctggtTTGACAAGTCCTTCACCTTGGTGGTCTACAAGAACGGGAAGCTGGGGGCCAACGCCGAGCACTCCTGGGCTGATGCGCCCATCATTGGGCACCTCTGGGAGGGTAACGGGGGGTGAAGGGGTGCCCCCAGGGGCACCCCCAGCTGCGCACCCTCCTTGGGCACCCTGGGGCTCCAAGGGGGACCCCTGGGGCTGAGGATCCACATTGGCACCCCTAGTTGGGCACCCCCAGGGCATGGGACTCCAAGGTGGGCACCCCCCAGGCTGAGCACCTCTCTCCTGGGGTCTGGGGGAGTCAGAGGGGGCAGCCTGGGGTGAGTGGGGCTCTGGAGGAGggtgtggggcagccctgggggaggGTGTGGGGCAGCCCTGAGCAAGTAGGGCAGGCGGGAGGTGAGTTGGGGGTGGATGGAGCAATGCtggggggggtgcagggggccGGTGCCCCACACTCAGGGACCTCTCCCCTCAGTTTGCACTGGCAACAGAAAAATTCCAGCTGGGCTACACCGATCGGGGACACTGCCGGGGCGAGCCCAACACTCAGCTCGCCCCCCCCCAGCGCCTCCAGTGGGACATCCCCCAGGAGGTGGGTCTGGCcccccagccgcagccctgcaggcaggtTCTCGGAGTCCCCTGCGCCCCACGGGGCTCTCTGCACCCCAGCCACCCCACTTCCCCATGTCATTGGGGTGAGCTCTCCTGCACCCCAGCCACCCCCTGCACCCTACACCATTGGGGTGGGATCTCTGCACCCCAGCCACCCCCCTACCCCACGGCATCGGGGTGGCCTCTCTGCACCCCAGCCATCCCCTGCACCCCACATCATTGGGGTGAGCTCTCTGCACCCTGGCCACCCCTGTTGTGCCCCACGGCATCACGGTGGGCTCTCTGCACCCCAATCACCCTCCCCAGTCCCCACAGCACCAGTGCACCAGGCGCAtgtgtgccctgggctggggctgagccaccAGTGTCCCCGCACCGTAGGCaatggggggctggggctgtacGCCCTGTCTGCCATGGCTGCGCCTCCCTGCAGTGCCGTGACACCATCGAGAGCTCGTACCGCCTGGCCAAGGCACTGGCCGATGATGTGGACTTCTGCTGCTTCCAGTTCTCTGAGTTTGGGAAGGGGCTGATCAAGAAGTGCCGGACCAGCCCCGACGCCTTTATCCAGATCTCCCTGCAGCTCGCACACTTCCGTGTGAGCTGCCCCGGCGGGGCTGGGAACGGGGGCGGGATGGGaagggggacagggatgggaatggggacaggatgggatggggatggagatgggaatgggaatggggacagggatgggaacAGGTATGGGGATGGAGACAAGAACAGGAACAGAGACAGGAATGGGGATGGGAACAGGGAgagggacagggacaaggatgggatggggagaggaacAGGGACAggaatggggatggggatgggatggggatggacttggggacagggactgggatgggatggggatggggacaggggcaACATCCCCTGGGCACGCCCTGGTCTGACCCAGCCTCTCTGCAGGACaagggctgcttctgcctcaCCTACGAGGCCTCCATGACGCGTCTATTCCGTGAGGGCCGGACAGAGACGGTGAGGTCCTGCACCGCTGAGTCCACCGCCTTCGTGCGCAGCATGGGGGATGCCCGGAAGACCGTGAGCAATGCGCCAGGGTCCGGGTCTGCAGCCCCACAACCCCAACCCCCCACATCTCCCCTCCAAGACCTTGGCTCtgtcctgctgtccccagccaggTCGGGGCTCAGTCTGCACCTCCCCTCTCTCTGGTGGTCCTCATCCCTCAAGGAGATCCACATGTCTGGAGGAGGTCCCCATCCCTCATGGAGGTCCCTATCTCTCatgatctctctctctctcagggAAGGCTCCATTTGTGGCAGATGTCCCTATTTCTCAAGGATGTCCCCATCCCTCACAGAGGTCCCCATCTTTTGGGGAGGACCCCATCTCTAGGAGAGGTCCCTGTTCCTTGGGGACATTCCCATCCCCGGAGAAAGTGTCCACCTCTGGAACAGGTCCCTGTCCCTGTGGAGGTCTCCATCCTTGGGGGACATCTCTGTCCCTGGGGAGGTCCCCATCCTGGTCCCTATCTGTGGGGGACATTCCTGTCCTTGGGAGGTCCCCATCCCTCAGGACCGTCTCCCCTGGAGCTGCACAGCTGTTGCCTCCCCCAGGCAGGACTAGGGAGCACTTGCCCTGCACGGAGCACCCaggtggccaggctgggggtTACAGGACCCCAGCCTGCACCAGCCTTGAGCCTGGCTCTCCCCACAGCGAGCTGAGCGCCAGCGGCTCTTCAAGCTGGCGGCCGACAAGCACCAGCACATGTACCGCCTGGCCATGACCGGGGCCGGCATCGACCGACACCTCTTCTGCCTCTACGTGGTGTCCCGCTACCTGGGGATACAGTCCCCCTTCCTGGCCCAGGTGAGCTGGGGTGGGCGCAGGGGCACGCACAGCACCACACCATGCCAGCAACATGCATAGCACATGGGACACCGTGTGGGCACTACCCTTACATGTGTCAccagcacacacatgcacaaggGCTGAATGTGCAGCAGGTTGCAGGAAGGGTGCAGTAGGGTGCAGTGGGGCGCAGTGTGGTGCAGTGGGGCACATTTGGGCACAGCAAGGTGCAACGGGGTGCAGTGGGGCATGGTGTGGTTGAACAGGGTGCAGTGGGGTGCAGCGAGGCGTTTGGCTGGCGGCACCAACACTAGTTTGGGGCAGGTGCTGTCGGAGCCCTGGCGCCTCTCCACCAGCCAgacaccacagcagcagctgaagatgtTCGACCTGAACAAGTACCCCGACCACGTCTCTAGTGGTGGCGGCTTTGGCCCCGTGAGCATCCCAGGGGGGTTCAGCAaggctggggggcggggggataATGTGCATGGTGGGGCAGGTGGGTGGGTGTGCAAGGGCAGGAGTGGGGGTCTGTAGCCCATCCCCcttgcctgcagctctggggcaggaACATGCCCCATgctgggtgcccccagccccgtggccCAGGTAGGTACCCCCCGGGGGTGCCATGGCCCTGTTCACCTCCCCCTGCAGGTGGCGGATGATGGCTACGGTGTCTCCTACATCATCGCTGGTGAGAACCTCATCACTTTCCATGTCTCCAGCAAGTTCTCCAGCTCTGAGACGGTGAGAGCCATGGGGCAGGGGTCTGGGGAGGCTCCCTGGAGCAggggtgcaggggctgggggctccctgggcagagcaggcagggcaggcagcagcagctttaccAGTGCTGCAGTTGCCATCCGTGCTGTAGGATCTCCTCTGGGGTTCCCATGGGTCTGAGGCAGCCCCCcgaccctgaccctgaccccaCTGTGacccagcccctctcctgtgGGACCACCACCCTGCTCAAGGCTCATGGTGCTGCCAGTGCAGGACCTGCCAGGTGTCCCACCTGTGGTAGGCCACAGGGGGTGGCctaggggctgggggggccacAGGCCACAGAGATCACAGGTGCTGCCCTGCAGGACTCAAAGCGCTTTGGGAGGAACATCCGCCAGGCCATGCTGGACATCGCTGAGCTCTTCGACAAGCCAGCCGAGAAGGCGGGGAAATGAGGGGGGAATTGGGCTCAGACCCCAGCCTGGAGGGGCCAGCAGGGGCCGCTCTgagccctggtgctgggcagggggttGGGGGTCAGCAAGGGTGTTGCTGCTCTGTACATGTTTCCAATAAAGACTGTTGGTGTGAGCTCCGTGCCCTCCATCAGGCTGGGTTCCCCTGCACCCATGGCGTCCCCAGGGGGTcctggcagcaccccagcagccagcaggcagcaggtgcATCATCAACACGTCAAGCAGCAGATGAAAGGCTCCACTGGGTGGTGAGGTGGTGAGCGGTGAGCCGTGCCCACCAGCCGCCTGCGTGGCGATGACGAGGAGTGTGCAGTGGGGCATGGCGGCAGGGACACACGCTACGCAGAGCCCCTTGGCCGTGTCCAGCACGGCGGGACACCTCGCCCCGTGCAGCACGCAGCAGTTGGAGGCACTTGGCACCgttccccctccagctgcccgCACCCACCGAGATCACACAGCATTGGTGCCACCCAGCCAGCGCCCGCCCACATCGAGGCTTGGGATGGCTggccagcccagagctgcccggtgggctgggggacagccaggCCCAGCATGGGGCTCAGAGTCCCCCGCTGTGGGCATCTTCTCCAGGGATGCAGCCTAAGACCCCACCTGGCACCCACTCCCTGCCTGCACACGCTGCCTTACACCCCCTTTCTGCACCTCTGCCTGTTTCCCCTCCTGTGCTGCCAGAACTGCCTGATGTCCCCGTGCTGGGGGACACAGTGAGGAGGTGATGGGGAGGTGGCACCGCAGTGACATCCCCAGAGCTGGCATGGACTCTGCACCCACCATGAGCTGCTGAGCCGGGGTCCCTCCTGTGGCCAGGTGTGGGGCTACCCTCACCCCAGGCTGCATGCTGCACCCTGAGCCCACACTGGGGCTGCATTCTGTGCCCTGACCCTGAACTGGGGCACTGGGGCCGCATCCTGCACCCTAACCCTGCATCGAGGCTGCACCTTCACTGGGGCTgcatcctgccccacagcctggccccacagtccagctcagccccacagctgggggtCTTAAAGTTGGGACCTGGTGGCTAAGTGCAGTGGGGACTCCGGAGGCCACAGGCAGGtgcccctgccaggggctgtgccaggaccccaggtggagcaggagctgctggtgcgTGTCAGGAGCCATAATGCATGTCTGTTGGGAGCCACGCCAGGAGCCACGGCTGGAGCCACTCCGGGAGCCGCTGGTCCCTGCTCCCTTATCTGATTCCCAATGTGGGCAGCatgcccagccctggccctggtCCGCTCCCCAACAATGCAGCACCTTAACCCCTgagcctggccctgcctggggagctgtGTTCCCATGGGAATGGCACCCCTAAAACAGGGTGCTTCCTCCCAGCACCCCCTGTCCCCTCACAGGTCCCTCCCCACGGGCACATGTCCATCACTTGGCCTATGCCTCCTGTCCTGCTGGTTTGCGGTTCTGCCCAGgtgtcctggctgctgccacccccATCCATGGGGCAGTGACCCCGTCCCCATGCTGGCTGGTGCTTGCACCAGACTGGTGGGTGCTCACACCAGTGCAATGTGTGGTCATGCTGGAGCCATGGGTGCTCACACCAGTGTGGTGGGTGCTCATGCCGGTGCGGTGGGTGCTCACGCCAGTGCGGTGGGTGCTCACACCAGCATGGTGGGTGCTCGCGCTGGTGTGGTGGGTGCTCACACTGGTGTGATGCACACTCACGCTGGTGCGGTGCATGCCACAGGAGGCCGTGGCCACGACTGGGCACAGAGGAGACAGCCTGGCAaggcacagcccagggctgggcaccATCGCTGGGGTGagcaccagctgctgcctgagGAGCACCGACAtggacagggctctgccagTCACTGTGACCCCGCAGACTACCGACACcgcaccccagcacagcccagctcccctgcGCCGGTCAGCATTGCCTCCCCAGGGGGTGCCCTACCCTGGCACCCAGAGTGCggagagccagggcagcaccccagggtgTCTGGGGGTTCACggtggtggggctgggaccGTGGGGCTTGGCAGGGCATGGAGTTTCGGGGTTCCTGGCATGGCTCGGAGCATCACCCACAGCTGGCAGGGGGGCAGAGGTGGTGGCCTCAGGCTCTGCCATGGGCTCACTGGGGTCCCGGGTGGCATGAGGTGCTGGCACCACCGGGGACGACAGTGCGTCCACCCGGGGAGTGGTGCCTCTGGGAGTGCTGGAGCGAGGGGAGGCCTGGGCTGGGGGTCCTGCCATGGGGCTGCACCAGCACTGGGGGGTCCCGCCTGCATGTGGCAAGCAGGAGCCGTGGGCAAGCTGCCACTCCCCTTTGAtctgggtgccagcacccaggAGTAGGTGCCACCCACCCTGTCTGCCACGCTATCTGATGCCCGCGCCCCGGCCGCAGCACCTATAAAGGTGTTGGGACGCCTGCGTCCTGCTCCAGCCGGGCTCATCTCCACGTCGCTCCCGCAGGTGCTGGATGGGTGCTGCAgccatgggtgctggggtggggaatgggtgctgggtgggcagTGGGTGCCGGAGCAGTCAAGGGGGTAGTGGCTGCTGGGtgggcagtgggtgctgcagTGGGCAATGcggtggtgggtgctgggctggggcaggcaatggggtggtgggtgctggacaagcagtgggtgctggggcatTGGGTGCTGGGGCATTGGGCGGGTGCTGGGGTGGatggtgggtgctgtgggggggAATTAGGTGCTCCAACCCCCCCACTGcggcagggaagggagaggatggcaccagctgctttcctggcgctctgcctgctcagctgcttggcCCTGCACCCCCTGCTACGAGgtgagcccctgcctgccccctgccttccccccctgccccggcccttTGCCCATGTTACCCACCCCCGGGGCACCCCCCTACCTGCCACAGCTCCCTGCGTGGCctgagggtgggcaggggagggcaCTGGGGGCTCcctgaaatgcagcagctggggatCAGCCCCCCATATGGGGGCCGTGAGCCCCCCAGGCTGCCACCTGCCAGGTGCCAACGGTAGGCAGGTGccgctgggggggggcgggcatGGTGACATCCTTCACTCGCCCTGAGCAGGGGTGCAGGCAAACAAGTGTCCCCGGGGCTGGCTGGACTTCAGTGGGCAGTGCTACGGGTACTTCGGCCAGGAATTCACCTGGAGGAAGGCAGAGGTGGGTACTGGGGGGTCTCAAGCCCCCCCtgtgcaggcagtgctgccaggtCCCCTGACCTGCATGTCTGTGCCAGGCTTGGTGCCGGGCCACGCGTGGGGGGTGCCACCTGGCTTCGCTGCACAGCCCCGAGGAGCACCGCGCCCTCGCCACCTTCATCACCCAGCACCAGCgccgggaggaggaggaggagaacgTCTGGATCGGCCTCTACTACCAGGTTGGTGTCGCGCGCCCGCAGTGCTGCCTGCGATGCTGCCTGCAGTTGCCCCCCTCCTGGCAGGGTCACCACCCCCGAAGCgtgctctgcccctgcccccccgcacACCTCCattccctgcctgtccctgcccacccctgcctgcccccacgTGCCAGGCCTGCCCCTGCTCACCTCCCcatgccctgcctgcccctgcctgcccctgcccacacccCTGTGTCCTGCCagtccctgcctgtccctgcccacctcccaccgtgccctgcctgtgcctgcccaTCCCGCCGTGTCCTGCcagtccctgcctgcccctACCTGCACTCCCGTGCCCTGCACACGCCCCCATGCCCcgcctgtccctgcccacccctgctccccccgcccccccccccccccgtgccctgcctgtccctgtccacCTCTGCCCGAACTCCAGTGCCCTGGCTGCCTCCCCGtgtcctgcctgtccctgcccgcCCCTGATTACCCCCGCACCGTGCCCTGCCCGCCCTCCCGTGCCCTGCatgtccctgcctgcctctgcccgAACTCCAGtgccctgcccgtgccctgcctgtccctgtccacCCCTGCCCGCACTCCAGtgccccgcccgcccccccgtgccctgcctgcccctgcctgcctctgcccgAACTCCAGTGCCCTGCCCGCCCTCCCGTGCCCTGCCCATCTCTGCCCGTCCCGCCGCGTCCTGCCAgtccctgcccacccctgcccGCACTCTCGTGCCCCGCCCTGCCCCCGTGCCCTGCCCACCCCCTtgtgccctgccctcccctgccgcTCCCCGCGCcctgcccggcgctgcccggcgcTGCCTGACGCGGCCCGCCCTGCCGGCAGCGCGGCGCCTGGCGGTGGGCGGACGGCTCGGCCGGGCGGTacgcggccgcggccccggcctGGGAGGGGGACGACGCCCCCGCGGGGCAGCGCTGCGCCGCGCTGGAGGACTCGGCCGgtgaggggggcgggggggtagGAGGGGGTGCCCccgggtgggggtggggatggcCGGGAGAGGGGTCCCTCCGGGTGGGGAACGGCTGGTGGAggggggggtgtccccccgGGTAGGAGGAGGGGATCCCTTCAAATGGGGAACGGGAGAGGGGTCCCCCCGGGTAGCggagggggtgggggtccccccaggtgggggaggggatgggagggCGTCCCCCCGGTCTGGAGTGGGCAGGGGTGCCTGTGTGGGGGAGGGGATCTCCCGGCtgggggaggggctgggagggagtcTCCtccagggaggggaggggagggggtcGTGTGCCCCCCGACTCCCCAGCATCACTGCCCGTGTCTCGCAGGGTTCATGGCC
The Falco peregrinus isolate bFalPer1 chromosome 6, bFalPer1.pri, whole genome shotgun sequence genome window above contains:
- the CPT1B gene encoding LOW QUALITY PROTEIN: carnitine O-palmitoyltransferase 1, muscle isoform (The sequence of the model RefSeq protein was modified relative to this genomic sequence to represent the inferred CDS: deleted 1 base in 1 codon); the protein is MAEAHQAVAFQFTVTPEGLDFHLSREAVRQLYLAGISSWKKRLVRAKNSFLTGVYPASPSSWMVVVMATAGSFYCQVDPSLGMIARIRHCLPESRLLSYESRTMVSTVIFSTGAWLSAVLLFRQALKLLLSYHGWMFEPHGKMSRSTRIWVALMKVLSIRKPLLYSFQTSLPKLPVPPVEATITRYLESVRPLMDDEKYSKMEALAKEFKEKTAPRLQKYLILKSWWTTNYVSDWWEQYIYLHGRSPLMVNSNYYAMDFLYVTPSHIQAARAGNMVHAILMYRRKLDRGEIPPMMALGIVPMCSYQSERMFNTTRIPGKETDTLLHLVDSKHLAVYHKGRFYKVWLYYGGQLLQPCDLELQFQRILDDPSPPQPGEERLAALTAGERVPWAEARARFFSHGKNKVSLDAIERAAFFLTLDEEEHGYVAGKEGCMDTYAKSLLHGQCYDRWFDKSFTLVVYKNGKLGANAEHSWADAPIIGHLWEGNGGDLSPQFALATEKFQLGYTDRGHCRGEPNTQLAPPQRLQWDIPQECRDTIESSYRLAKALADDVDFCCFQFSEFGKGLIKKCRTSPDAFIQISLQLAHFRDKGCFCLTYEASMTRLFREGRTETVRSCTAESTAFVRSMGDARKTRAERQRLFKLAADKHQHMYRLAMTGAGIDRHLFCLYVVSRYLGIQSPFLAQVLSEPWRLSTSQTPQQQLKMFDLNKYPDHVSSGGGFGPVADDGYGVSYIIAGENLITFHVSSKFSSSETDSKRFGRNIRQAMLDIAELFDKPAEKAGK